From Solidesulfovibrio carbinoliphilus subsp. oakridgensis, the proteins below share one genomic window:
- the tmcD gene encoding electron transfer complex subunit TmcD yields MSFAQSWDFTPGARVVLDDLRKCSREYEWLEEPYVSPDGETVAMVAALPDAEFSLAVNGEVWEQTFDKIWYPRFSPDGRLTALVQSAGEWTMAVDGEPWEDQYGYIWGTLFSKAGDVIAAPIQVDGKYGLVSNGVAWETLYDNANQVVLSADGSATAAVVQVKPLAQADIETFQQGIFSVAVNGVAWDSIFVNCWNPAFDPAGKHVATTIRRTLYDYSIAVDGKAWTGAYACAWAPVFHPATGQVAAPVRKAGAWGMAVDDVMAWEPRFTQIWHQAYSPDGAILAAIVAPKFGEFTVAIGGQPWDITFPVVTDLVVSPQGGRVAALSSENNANFAVICDGKVWNGRYDMAWPPVFSPDGKHLAVTVRQGGKYTVLCDGKAYAQSFDRCFDPAFSPDGTHVLIRGIADGKVYRIVAPVTAFTG; encoded by the coding sequence ATGTCCTTCGCGCAGTCCTGGGATTTCACGCCGGGCGCCCGCGTCGTTCTCGACGATCTGCGAAAGTGCTCGCGTGAATACGAGTGGCTGGAGGAACCTTACGTCTCGCCCGACGGCGAGACCGTGGCGATGGTCGCCGCTTTGCCGGACGCCGAATTTTCCCTGGCGGTCAACGGTGAAGTTTGGGAACAAACCTTTGACAAAATCTGGTATCCCCGCTTTTCGCCGGACGGCCGGCTGACAGCCCTGGTCCAGTCGGCCGGGGAATGGACCATGGCCGTGGACGGCGAACCCTGGGAAGACCAGTACGGCTACATCTGGGGCACGCTTTTCTCCAAGGCCGGGGACGTGATCGCCGCCCCCATCCAGGTGGACGGCAAGTACGGCCTGGTTTCCAATGGCGTAGCCTGGGAAACCCTCTATGACAATGCCAACCAGGTCGTCCTGTCGGCCGACGGCAGCGCCACCGCCGCCGTGGTCCAGGTCAAGCCCCTGGCCCAGGCCGACATCGAGACCTTCCAGCAGGGCATCTTCAGCGTGGCGGTCAATGGCGTCGCCTGGGACTCCATCTTCGTCAACTGCTGGAATCCCGCCTTCGACCCGGCCGGCAAGCACGTGGCCACCACCATCCGCCGCACCCTCTACGACTACTCCATCGCCGTGGACGGCAAGGCCTGGACAGGCGCCTACGCCTGCGCCTGGGCCCCGGTCTTCCATCCGGCCACCGGACAGGTGGCCGCGCCCGTGCGCAAGGCCGGAGCCTGGGGCATGGCCGTGGACGACGTCATGGCCTGGGAGCCCCGGTTCACCCAGATCTGGCATCAGGCCTACAGCCCGGACGGCGCAATCCTCGCCGCCATCGTGGCCCCGAAATTCGGCGAATTCACCGTGGCCATCGGCGGCCAGCCCTGGGACATCACCTTCCCAGTGGTCACCGATCTGGTCGTCAGCCCCCAGGGCGGCCGGGTGGCGGCGCTGTCGAGCGAGAACAACGCCAATTTCGCGGTCATCTGCGACGGCAAGGTCTGGAACGGCCGCTACGACATGGCCTGGCCGCCGGTCTTCAGCCCCGACGGGAAGCATCTGGCCGTGACCGTGCGCCAAGGCGGCAAGTACACGGTGCTGTGCGACGGCAAGGCCTACGCCCAGAGCTTTGACCGGTGCTTTGACCCGGCCTTTTCCCCGGACGGGACCCACGTCCTCATCCGGGGCATCGCCGACGGCAAGGTCTATCGGATCGTGGCCCCGGTTACCGCCTTCACCGGCTAG
- the tmcC gene encoding TmcC family electron transfer complex membrane anchor subunit, whose translation MHALYDLAVGPLAWLAFGVFIVCSVYRLLAMRALAFRKEKAFVAYISWPHAIKSLTHWFTPFGALGWKENPGVTVATFLFHVCLFLVPLFLMGHIVLFDTFRGWSWPALPGALADGLSILVVLICAYFLWRRISVPEVRFVTSTQDWVVVSLVGLTFLTGVLAYHRIGDNLVLTTLHILCGEAMLVAIPFTRLSHMLFAVFSRGYIASEFGSVRHAKDW comes from the coding sequence ATGCACGCGCTTTACGATCTCGCCGTCGGCCCCCTGGCCTGGCTCGCCTTCGGCGTCTTTATCGTCTGTTCCGTCTACCGGCTTTTGGCCATGCGGGCCCTGGCCTTCCGCAAGGAAAAGGCCTTCGTGGCCTACATCAGCTGGCCCCACGCCATCAAGTCCCTGACCCACTGGTTCACCCCCTTCGGGGCCCTGGGCTGGAAGGAAAACCCGGGCGTCACCGTGGCCACGTTTCTTTTCCACGTGTGCCTGTTTCTGGTGCCCCTTTTCCTCATGGGCCACATCGTGCTCTTCGACACCTTCCGGGGCTGGTCCTGGCCGGCCCTGCCGGGGGCCCTGGCCGACGGCCTGTCCATCCTGGTCGTCCTCATCTGCGCCTACTTCCTGTGGCGGCGCATAAGCGTCCCGGAAGTCCGCTTCGTCACGAGCACCCAGGACTGGGTGGTGGTGTCCCTCGTGGGCCTGACCTTCCTGACGGGCGTTTTGGCCTATCATCGCATCGGCGACAACCTGGTTCTCACCACCCTGCACATCCTGTGCGGCGAGGCCATGCTGGTCGCCATCCCGTTCACGAGGCTCTCGCACATGTTGTTCGCGGTCTTTTCCCGCGGCTACATCGCCTCGGAATTCGGGTCCGTCAGACACGCCAAGGACTGGTAG
- the tmcB gene encoding electron transfer complex ferredoxin TmcB yields MSTIADRLIEDTGLRRGVSRLTPEKIEKVFKELIAGECGARLKTYVETCVRCGMCAKACHYYMSHKDPSYTPVAKVSQTMWKLLAAGGRVDPELIYQCAQIAYTECNLCRRCIHYCPLGIDTGYIMSVVRRLCHKLGCTPQYIQDTAHSHSATMNQMWVKDDEWPDTLQWQEEEAREEFPGLRIPLDVEGADFMYSVIAPEPKFRTQLIYQAAAIFNAAGLSWTMPATPGWDNSNMAMFSGDAEIMSRIERAHYETAQRLRVKRIVMGECGHAFRAVYDVANRWLGWKWTPVPMVHSVEFFWELIQEGRIKLTRKYADPVTIHDPCNIIRGRGLTEKLRDVVHFLCDNVVEMHPNREHNYCCCAGGGVINCGPPFKNVRIVGNSIKAEQLKATGVHTLVAPCHNCHGGLEDIISKFDLGMHTKFLGDLIYELMEKPEAE; encoded by the coding sequence ATGAGCACCATTGCCGATCGCCTCATCGAGGACACGGGCCTCAGGCGCGGAGTTTCCCGCCTGACCCCGGAGAAGATAGAAAAGGTATTCAAGGAACTGATCGCCGGCGAATGCGGCGCACGGCTCAAAACCTACGTCGAGACCTGCGTGCGCTGCGGCATGTGCGCCAAGGCCTGCCACTACTACATGTCGCACAAGGACCCGAGCTACACCCCCGTGGCCAAGGTCAGCCAGACCATGTGGAAGCTTCTGGCCGCCGGCGGCCGGGTCGACCCGGAGCTCATCTACCAGTGCGCCCAGATCGCCTACACCGAGTGCAACCTCTGCCGCCGCTGCATCCACTACTGTCCGCTGGGCATCGACACCGGCTACATCATGAGCGTGGTGCGGCGTCTTTGCCACAAGCTCGGCTGCACCCCGCAGTACATCCAGGACACCGCCCACAGCCACTCGGCCACCATGAACCAGATGTGGGTGAAAGACGACGAGTGGCCGGACACCCTGCAATGGCAGGAGGAAGAGGCCCGCGAGGAATTTCCCGGGCTTCGCATTCCGCTCGATGTCGAGGGCGCGGACTTCATGTACTCGGTCATCGCCCCGGAACCCAAGTTCCGCACCCAGCTCATCTACCAGGCGGCCGCCATCTTCAACGCCGCCGGCCTGTCCTGGACCATGCCGGCCACGCCCGGCTGGGACAATTCCAACATGGCCATGTTCTCCGGCGACGCCGAGATCATGTCCCGGATCGAACGCGCCCACTACGAGACGGCCCAGCGCCTGCGCGTCAAGCGCATCGTCATGGGCGAGTGCGGCCACGCCTTCCGGGCCGTCTACGACGTGGCCAACCGCTGGCTCGGCTGGAAATGGACGCCCGTGCCCATGGTCCACTCGGTGGAGTTCTTCTGGGAGCTGATCCAGGAAGGCCGCATCAAGCTGACCCGCAAGTACGCCGATCCCGTCACCATCCACGACCCCTGCAACATCATCCGGGGACGGGGCCTGACCGAAAAACTGCGCGACGTGGTCCACTTCCTGTGCGACAACGTCGTGGAAATGCACCCCAACCGGGAGCACAACTACTGTTGTTGCGCCGGCGGCGGCGTCATCAACTGCGGGCCTCCGTTTAAAAACGTCCGCATCGTCGGCAACTCCATCAAGGCCGAGCAGCTGAAGGCCACGGGCGTGCACACCCTGGTCGCTCCCTGCCACAACTGCCACGGCGGCCTGGAAGACATCATCAGCAAGTTCGACCTTGGCATGCACACCAAGTTCCTTGGCGACCTCATCTATGAGCTCATGGAGAAGCCCGAGGCCGAGTAA
- the tmcA gene encoding acidic tetraheme cytochrome c3 TmcA gives MKRRSKTSLLLALLAAAFLAVPALGQQDMTTVPAEGFAAKTRQPARFAHDAHNEKAGLSDCTTCHHGEKDGKKDPTADTSGVPCSDCHTAAAKSGRTPLMRAYHKQCMGCHLAQKKGPVTCGDCHEPVK, from the coding sequence ATGAAAAGACGCTCGAAAACGTCCCTGCTCCTGGCCCTGCTCGCCGCCGCGTTCCTGGCGGTTCCGGCGCTCGGCCAACAGGACATGACCACGGTTCCGGCCGAGGGCTTTGCGGCCAAGACGCGCCAGCCCGCGCGTTTCGCCCATGACGCCCACAACGAAAAGGCCGGCCTTTCCGACTGCACGACCTGCCACCACGGGGAAAAGGACGGCAAAAAGGACCCCACGGCCGATACCTCCGGCGTGCCCTGCTCCGACTGCCATACCGCCGCCGCCAAGTCCGGCCGCACCCCGCTCATGCGGGCCTACCACAAGCAGTGCATGGGCTGCCACCTGGCCCAGAAAAAAGGCCCCGTCACCTGCGGCGACTGCCACGAGCCGGTGAAATAG
- a CDS encoding response regulator → MRALIVDDDFYSRSFLEYILHPYARCDVAVNGEDAVMVFKKALEAGEPYALVFMDLLMPVIDGPRALNEIREIEKDFGLDHDGRCKIVITSVLEDGEETHNAMYLGGATSFLQKPVDEKSILAELTRLGCITPEAER, encoded by the coding sequence ATGAGGGCTCTCATAGTTGACGACGATTTTTACAGCCGCAGCTTTCTCGAATACATTCTGCACCCCTATGCCCGGTGCGATGTGGCAGTCAACGGCGAGGACGCGGTCATGGTGTTCAAAAAGGCCCTGGAGGCCGGGGAACCCTACGCCCTTGTCTTCATGGACCTGCTTATGCCCGTCATCGACGGTCCCCGGGCCCTGAACGAAATCCGGGAGATCGAAAAAGACTTCGGCCTGGACCACGACGGACGCTGCAAAATCGTCATCACCTCGGTCCTCGAAGACGGCGAGGAAACGCACAACGCCATGTACCTCGGCGGCGCGACCTCGTTTCTGCAAAAGCCTGTCGACGAAAAGTCCATTCTGGCCGAGTTGACGCGACTGGGCTGCATCACGCCCGAAGCGGAACGCTGA
- a CDS encoding NAD(P)/FAD-dependent oxidoreductase: MRKRLILAGGGHAHLHTLSRLDLFHAAGIDVTCVAPTPHLAYSGMGPGMLSGRYAPSDLRFDIEAMAGRRGEKMLPAAGGDHPPRPPRAGKDGADGEGTLSGFIRGAVVRVVPEERRLVLEDGRELTYDAVSFGLGSRVVVPFPVETSPRTAVFPVKPIENLLAARRHIESLAEAGPVRVLVAGGGPSGFEVAANVLGLFASCGVKKPLVAVAVGRGLLCGWPRRARRAAIRSLRRRGARIVCGRVVRLAGGRAQLASGAHESCDVLLVATGTRPPELFSRCGLALSPDGGLTVNAFLQSPMHPEIFGGGDCVQFGPRELPRAGVYAVRQGPILCANLLAYLTGGKLLPFRQTGTNFLALLNCGDGRAILRKGPFVFEGAWCMALKDWIDRGFIQSFPPRRPPA, encoded by the coding sequence ATGCGCAAACGCCTGATCCTGGCCGGCGGCGGCCACGCCCACCTGCACACGCTTTCGCGGCTCGACCTTTTCCACGCCGCCGGCATCGACGTTACCTGCGTCGCCCCCACCCCCCACCTCGCCTACTCCGGCATGGGCCCGGGCATGCTCTCGGGCCGCTACGCCCCGTCCGACCTGCGCTTCGATATCGAGGCGATGGCGGGGAGGCGAGGGGAAAAGATGCTTCCGGCGGCCGGGGGGGATCATCCCCCCCGGCCCCCCCGGGCGGGGAAAGACGGGGCGGACGGCGAGGGGACGCTGTCGGGATTCATTCGGGGGGCGGTGGTCCGGGTGGTGCCGGAGGAGAGGCGGCTGGTGCTGGAGGACGGGCGGGAGCTTACCTACGACGCCGTGAGCTTTGGCCTGGGCAGCCGGGTGGTGGTGCCGTTTCCGGTGGAGACCAGTCCCCGAACGGCCGTTTTTCCGGTGAAACCCATCGAGAACCTGCTGGCCGCCCGGCGGCACATCGAGTCCCTGGCCGAGGCCGGACCGGTGCGGGTGCTGGTGGCCGGCGGCGGCCCGTCCGGGTTCGAGGTGGCGGCCAATGTCCTCGGGCTTTTTGCCAGCTGCGGCGTGAAAAAGCCGCTGGTGGCCGTGGCCGTCGGGCGCGGGCTCTTGTGCGGCTGGCCGCGCCGGGCCCGCCGGGCGGCCATACGGTCGCTGCGGCGCCGGGGAGCCCGGATCGTCTGCGGCCGGGTGGTGCGGCTGGCCGGCGGCCGGGCCCAACTGGCCAGCGGGGCCCACGAATCCTGCGACGTGCTGCTGGTGGCCACCGGCACCCGGCCGCCGGAACTCTTCTCCCGCTGCGGCCTGGCCCTGTCCCCGGACGGGGGACTGACCGTCAACGCCTTCCTGCAAAGCCCGATGCACCCGGAGATCTTCGGCGGCGGCGACTGCGTCCAGTTCGGCCCCCGGGAACTGCCCCGGGCCGGGGTCTACGCCGTGCGCCAGGGGCCGATCCTGTGCGCCAACCTGCTGGCCTATCTGACCGGCGGCAAACTCCTGCCCTTTCGCCAGACCGGCACCAACTTCCTGGCGCTTTTAAACTGCGGCGACGGCCGGGCCATTTTGCGCAAAGGCCCCTTCGTCTTCGAAGGGGCCTGGTGCATGGCCCTCAAGGATTGGATCGACCGGGGTTTCATACAGTCGTTTCCGCCCCGGCGTCCTCCGGCCTGA